A genomic stretch from Candidatus Nitrososphaera gargensis Ga9.2 includes:
- a CDS encoding ATP-binding protein, whose amino-acid sequence MGYADNGFRREEQNTYNNNPRQTEKVEVQYGIENSVRIIQNFFSNVRKTACLCLESNAPSLTLEIKEYRDILNNTVVKRGIKLRYLTEITKENLPYCKQLMNVVELRHLDGIKGNFAVSETSYMATTIMQKEKPIPKVIYSNVPEIVEQNQYFFETLWKKAMPAEQKVKEIEEGILPIETKVLDQPDEIHNRIIKSMEISNELLICTVPNGMRLFHSEFFADILQVLKRHADGKHRGIRLVTTIQKEDLEIVKIFADAGIQIRHVQNLIPVNFAVSDKMLNATIEQMPAGLPAQSLLTSTEPLYVNHFRLIFEELWRNGVDAANRIRQMEQGHIEAHIDIINNSEQALDKAWSLVASAKEEVLLLFSTTNAFRRQAATGALQVVMRALKGGAKVKVLLPEDEQVEETIKQVKRAVPQAEFRSTDKSLETKITILVVDRKHCMLFELKDDTADNSFDAVGVTAYSSSKSIVLSYAAIIQNLWRQAELYEMMRMQERAQSEFINIAAHELRTPIQPILGIADLLESQFSDETKERGEITKDELALLIRNARRLERLSSDILEIARIETGQLRLNIREFNLNDAILPLVQDAKRQTEGKEVKIEYRPSNNNIMLRADKDRIAEVIWNLLDNAIKFTEKGTISITADRNDDSSQLLTVSVKDSGSGIDPEILPKLFTKFTSKSEKGTGLGLYICKNIVEAHGGRISAKNNEGGKGATFSFVLPIKMMNEKLF is encoded by the coding sequence TTGGGTTATGCAGATAATGGCTTCAGAAGGGAGGAACAGAACACCTACAATAATAATCCGCGACAGACCGAAAAGGTAGAAGTGCAATACGGCATCGAGAACTCTGTCCGCATCATACAGAATTTCTTTTCTAACGTCAGAAAAACTGCATGTCTCTGTCTTGAATCTAATGCTCCATCCTTGACGCTTGAAATAAAGGAATACCGAGACATCCTCAATAACACAGTAGTAAAAAGGGGCATCAAACTACGCTATCTTACAGAGATAACGAAGGAGAACCTGCCATACTGCAAGCAGCTGATGAACGTGGTTGAGCTTCGCCATCTGGATGGCATCAAGGGCAACTTTGCAGTGAGCGAAACAAGCTATATGGCTACTACCATCATGCAAAAAGAAAAGCCAATTCCAAAAGTCATTTACAGCAACGTGCCTGAGATTGTAGAGCAAAATCAATACTTCTTTGAAACACTTTGGAAGAAAGCAATGCCGGCTGAGCAGAAGGTAAAGGAGATTGAAGAAGGCATATTGCCAATAGAAACTAAAGTACTAGACCAGCCAGACGAGATACACAATAGAATAATCAAGAGCATGGAAATATCAAATGAACTATTGATTTGCACAGTGCCCAATGGTATGAGGCTATTTCACTCTGAATTCTTCGCAGATATCCTTCAGGTGTTGAAGAGACACGCAGATGGAAAGCACAGGGGGATAAGATTGGTGACAACTATACAAAAAGAAGATCTTGAAATTGTGAAAATATTTGCAGACGCAGGCATCCAGATAAGACACGTCCAGAACCTGATTCCTGTAAATTTTGCAGTTAGTGACAAAATGCTCAACGCAACGATAGAGCAAATGCCCGCCGGCTTACCTGCGCAGAGCCTTCTGACCAGCACGGAGCCGCTCTATGTCAACCATTTTAGGCTCATTTTTGAGGAGCTTTGGAGAAACGGTGTTGATGCTGCAAACAGGATAAGGCAGATGGAACAGGGTCATATAGAGGCACATATTGATATAATCAATAATTCTGAGCAGGCGCTCGACAAGGCTTGGAGTCTTGTAGCATCTGCAAAGGAAGAAGTGTTGCTGCTCTTTTCAACCACAAATGCATTCAGAAGGCAAGCGGCGACAGGAGCGCTGCAGGTTGTAATGAGGGCACTAAAGGGCGGTGCAAAAGTGAAAGTTCTACTTCCAGAAGACGAACAGGTTGAAGAAACGATAAAGCAAGTAAAGAGGGCTGTGCCGCAGGCCGAATTTAGAAGTACTGACAAGAGTCTAGAAACCAAGATTACCATCCTTGTAGTTGACAGGAAGCACTGCATGCTATTTGAACTCAAAGATGATACTGCCGACAACTCTTTTGATGCAGTAGGTGTTACAGCATATTCTAGCAGCAAATCAATTGTGCTTTCCTATGCGGCAATTATTCAAAACCTATGGAGGCAGGCAGAGCTGTATGAGATGATGAGGATGCAGGAGAGGGCGCAAAGTGAGTTTATCAATATCGCAGCACATGAACTTAGGACACCAATTCAACCTATTTTAGGGATAGCAGATTTACTTGAATCCCAGTTCTCTGACGAGACAAAGGAAAGAGGCGAAATTACAAAGGATGAGCTTGCCTTGCTTATACGCAACGCCAGAAGGCTTGAGAGGCTATCTTCAGACATACTTGAAATTGCAAGGATCGAAACTGGCCAGCTGCGCCTGAACATACGTGAGTTTAACTTGAATGATGCGATACTGCCTCTCGTACAGGATGCTAAAAGGCAGACGGAAGGCAAAGAGGTAAAGATAGAGTACAGACCATCCAATAATAATATCATGCTTAGGGCAGATAAAGACAGGATTGCAGAAGTAATCTGGAATCTGCTAGACAATGCTATCAAATTTACAGAGAAGGGCACTATTTCAATAACTGCAGATAGGAATGATGATAGTAGCCAGCTGCTGACTGTATCTGTCAAAGATAGTGGCAGTGGCATCGACCCGGAGATTCTGCCAAAGTTGTTCACCAAATTTACTTCCAAATCTGAAAAAGGCACAGGTTTGGGTTTGTATATATGCAAAAACATTGTTGAAGCCCATGGCGGTAGGATAAGTGCAAAGAATAATGAAGGAGGAAAAGGGGCGACATTTAGCTTTGTTTTGCCTATAAAAATGATGAATGAAAAGTTGTTCTAG